A single Tenacibaculum sp. Bg11-29 DNA region contains:
- a CDS encoding imm11 family protein: MYYQLSEFYKRDVSFVFNEETNGLDYFGLMNGDKVNYEKVIYYDVDKLDKYINDYDILPTMGAPLVSEKFKNTFNHLLREKIDFFEVEIKDEKGNINKDFYCFNIINSISCMDNEKYIVEKTRYETISIKELYIEPNSLKEYSIVRMEEHKSYIIVSEEFKKRCKEAKLKGIEFIEEGHSIYTNL, encoded by the coding sequence ATGTATTATCAATTATCAGAATTTTATAAAAGAGATGTTAGTTTCGTTTTTAATGAAGAAACTAATGGATTAGATTATTTTGGCTTAATGAATGGGGATAAGGTTAATTATGAAAAGGTGATTTATTATGATGTTGATAAATTAGATAAATATATTAATGATTATGATATTCTTCCAACAATGGGTGCTCCATTGGTTAGTGAAAAATTTAAAAATACATTTAATCATTTATTGAGAGAAAAAATTGATTTTTTTGAAGTAGAAATTAAAGACGAAAAAGGAAATATAAATAAAGATTTTTATTGCTTTAATATAATAAATTCTATTTCTTGTATGGATAATGAAAAATATATTGTTGAAAAGACTCGTTATGAGACAATTAGTATTAAGGAATTATACATAGAACCTAATTCATTAAAAGAATATTCTATTGTAAGAATGGAAGAACATAAATCATACATTATAGTTTCAGAAGAGTTTAAAAAACGTTGTAAAGAAGCTAAACTAAAAGGAATTGAATTTATAGAAGAAGGGCATAGTATTTATACTAATTTATAA
- a CDS encoding M28 family metallopeptidase, which translates to MKKLLYIASAVVLAACGVSKDTTTSINNDSNIDYAAKFAKTITAKDLGKHLFIYASDEFEGRDTGEPGQKKAVNYLKDFYINQGIKSPLGGTKYFQEVPSAYLSNNRRGMILKDSENVVAFIKGTEKPDEIVVISAHLDHEGVKNGEIYNGADDDGSGTVAILEIAEAFKKAADAGKGPKRSLLFLHVTGEEKGLLGSKYYTENPIFPLANTVTDLNIDMIGRVDDRHKGKPNYIYLIGADKLSTELHNISEAMNKKYTNVNLDYKYNEENDPNRFYYRSDHYNFAKHNIPVIFYFNGTHADYHQPTDTPDKINYELLESRTRLVFHTAWEVANRENRLIVDKVVTEK; encoded by the coding sequence ATGAAAAAATTACTTTATATAGCAAGTGCCGTAGTACTTGCAGCTTGTGGAGTTAGTAAAGACACTACTACGAGTATTAATAATGATTCTAATATAGATTATGCTGCTAAATTTGCAAAAACGATTACAGCTAAAGATTTAGGTAAACATTTATTTATATATGCCTCAGATGAATTTGAAGGCCGTGACACAGGTGAACCTGGTCAAAAAAAAGCGGTTAATTATTTAAAAGATTTTTATATAAATCAAGGTATTAAATCACCTTTAGGTGGTACTAAATATTTTCAAGAAGTACCTTCTGCTTACTTAAGTAACAACCGTAGAGGAATGATTTTAAAAGATTCTGAAAACGTAGTTGCTTTTATTAAAGGAACAGAAAAACCAGATGAAATTGTAGTAATTTCTGCCCATTTAGATCATGAAGGTGTTAAAAACGGAGAAATTTATAATGGTGCTGATGATGATGGTTCTGGTACTGTTGCTATTTTAGAAATTGCTGAAGCTTTTAAAAAAGCTGCAGATGCTGGTAAAGGACCAAAACGTTCTTTACTTTTTTTACATGTAACAGGAGAAGAAAAAGGATTGTTAGGTTCTAAATATTATACAGAAAATCCAATTTTTCCATTAGCAAATACTGTTACAGATTTAAATATTGATATGATTGGTAGAGTTGATGACCGTCATAAAGGAAAACCTAATTACATCTATTTAATTGGAGCTGATAAGTTGAGTACTGAGTTACACAATATATCTGAAGCTATGAATAAAAAATATACCAATGTTAACTTAGATTATAAGTATAATGAAGAGAACGATCCTAATCGTTTTTATTATCGTTCAGATCACTATAATTTTGCAAAGCATAACATTCCTGTTATATTCTATTTTAACGGAACACATGCTGATTATCACCAACCTACCGATACGCCTGATAAAATTAACTATGAGCTATTAGAAAGCAGAACTCGTTTAGTTTTTCATACTGCTTGGGAGGTAGCTAATCGTGAAAATCGCTTGATTGTTGATAAAGTAGTAACTGAAAAATAA
- a CDS encoding ABC transporter ATP-binding protein, with the protein MTDSKKNIVLKTDNLSIGYQTKKKQTIIASNINLSVEKGTFVALLGKNGIGKSTLLRTLSKVQEPLSGTIEINQKNSADYSYQELATKLSLVLTERIPQSQLTVFELIALGRQPYTNWIDQLSAKDIKKILWAIEETAISHLKNNRFYELSDGQLQRVLIARALAQDTEIIILDEPTAHLDIHHTFKVFSLLKKLVKNTGKTIIISTHEVNLAIQLADEFILLSEKQIYSGTSEELINNNAFEQLFPKELISFNKTLEQFVIKKN; encoded by the coding sequence TTGACTGATTCTAAAAAAAATATCGTTCTTAAAACTGATAATCTATCAATAGGTTATCAAACAAAAAAAAAGCAAACAATAATTGCTTCAAATATCAATCTATCTGTTGAAAAAGGGACGTTTGTTGCTCTTTTAGGTAAAAACGGAATAGGAAAATCAACTTTATTGCGCACTTTATCTAAGGTTCAAGAACCATTAAGTGGAACCATAGAGATTAATCAAAAGAATAGTGCTGATTATTCATATCAAGAATTAGCAACCAAGTTAAGTTTAGTTTTAACCGAACGTATACCACAAAGTCAATTAACAGTATTTGAATTAATTGCTTTAGGAAGACAACCATACACAAATTGGATAGATCAATTATCAGCAAAAGATATTAAAAAAATTCTTTGGGCAATTGAAGAAACAGCAATTAGTCATTTAAAAAATAACAGATTTTATGAGTTAAGTGACGGACAGCTTCAACGAGTTCTTATTGCTCGTGCTTTAGCACAAGATACTGAAATTATTATTTTAGATGAACCTACTGCCCACCTAGATATTCACCATACTTTTAAAGTATTCTCATTATTAAAAAAGCTAGTTAAAAATACGGGGAAAACTATTATTATTTCAACACACGAGGTAAATCTTGCCATTCAGCTTGCTGATGAATTTATTTTACTTTCTGAAAAACAGATATATAGTGGAACTTCAGAAGAATTAATCAATAATAATGCATTTGAACAATTATTTCCTAAAGAACTCATAAGTTTTAACAAAACATTAGAACAATTCGTTATAAAGAAAAATTAA
- a CDS encoding iron ABC transporter permease has translation MNTHQKKYTNQFILLSILLVVFLFLNISLGSVTIPFKEILNSLTGGIASKASWETIIINFRLPKAMTAIMVGSGLSICGLLMQTLFRNPLAGPFVLGISSGSSLGVALLILGSGLFGGVISAISFSSWALPIAASLGSFLVLSAVIIAANRVRNTMSILIIGLMFGSLTSAIISVLSYFSEAEQIQQYQFWNFGSLGNLTWKQLIVFGIIYTISVFGTFTVIKPLNSFLLGESYAKSLGINIKKSRNIILLITSLLTGVITAFSGPIAFIGLAVPHIAKIFFSTSNHKILLPAVALIGAIVLLICDSIAQLPTSEYTLPINAITSLFGAPVVIWLLIRKKKIYV, from the coding sequence TTGAACACACACCAAAAAAAATACACAAATCAATTTATACTTTTATCAATATTATTGGTTGTTTTTTTATTTCTTAATATTAGCTTAGGTTCGGTGACAATTCCTTTTAAAGAAATTTTAAATTCGTTAACTGGCGGTATTGCTTCTAAAGCTAGCTGGGAAACAATTATTATAAATTTTCGTTTACCAAAAGCAATGACTGCTATTATGGTAGGTTCTGGCTTATCTATTTGCGGGCTACTAATGCAAACATTATTTCGAAATCCTTTAGCAGGTCCTTTTGTACTTGGTATTTCTTCAGGATCAAGTTTGGGAGTAGCCTTACTTATTTTAGGTTCTGGATTATTTGGAGGTGTTATTTCTGCTATTTCTTTTTCTAGCTGGGCATTACCTATAGCTGCTAGTTTGGGTTCTTTTCTCGTATTATCTGCAGTAATTATTGCTGCTAATAGGGTTCGAAATACCATGTCTATTTTAATTATTGGATTAATGTTTGGTTCATTAACTTCCGCTATAATAAGTGTATTATCCTATTTTAGTGAAGCAGAACAAATTCAACAATATCAATTTTGGAACTTTGGAAGTTTAGGTAATTTAACTTGGAAACAACTTATCGTTTTTGGAATTATTTATACCATCTCTGTTTTTGGTACATTCACTGTAATTAAACCTTTAAATAGTTTTTTACTAGGTGAAAGTTATGCAAAAAGCTTAGGTATAAACATTAAAAAAAGCAGAAATATTATTTTATTAATTACAAGTTTACTTACTGGTGTTATCACTGCTTTTTCAGGTCCAATAGCTTTTATTGGTCTAGCTGTACCGCATATAGCTAAAATATTTTTTTCAACATCTAATCACAAAATATTATTACCTGCAGTTGCACTAATTGGTGCAATTGTATTATTAATTTGCGATTCAATCGCTCAATTACCAACAAGTGAATATACCTTACCTATTAATGCCATAACATCATTATTTGGAGCACCTGTAGTAATTTGGCTATTAATTCGTAAGAAGAAAATATATGTATAG
- a CDS encoding carboxypeptidase-like regulatory domain-containing protein, whose protein sequence is MKNKILFFAFWIIAPLLFSQKTITGTVLDKLTLEPIEFVDIYNKDSFTITNEEGKFDFVSKSDSIKFHFLGYENIKLRITDFPSNSIIYLDPKSFNLEEVIVNNKDSFFKKMVSTIKKGFSPKSYNEEFFLRTILKRNDSIIKIQDLNGIVNRKVLFSTTENPISKKNYTVYINNMRKAAYDKNDVYFKLLSFNELLTNFVRISVSPKYFKIKKSFLKEDSLIKLDFNSKSNNDSTKGYYILNSNDYSLSKVMWSNNNKSKFTVKRHIKYRDLKNSLFITFIKKEITNKYRIDNAKLKYSVECFYKGRENPINYDITYIYKTATENHKKINKKNKISNRKDIFKIKHPFNKNYWNNNEQLKLTSEMVEFLKTLETTNSKTITNFQK, encoded by the coding sequence ATGAAAAATAAAATTTTATTTTTTGCTTTTTGGATTATTGCACCACTCCTCTTTTCTCAAAAAACAATAACAGGAACTGTATTAGATAAACTAACCTTAGAACCGATTGAGTTTGTTGATATTTACAATAAAGATAGTTTTACAATTACAAATGAAGAAGGGAAGTTTGATTTCGTTTCAAAAAGCGATTCTATTAAATTTCATTTTCTAGGTTATGAAAATATAAAATTAAGAATAACCGATTTCCCTTCTAACTCAATAATTTATCTTGATCCTAAATCTTTTAATTTAGAAGAGGTTATTGTAAATAACAAAGATTCTTTTTTTAAGAAGATGGTTTCAACTATAAAAAAAGGTTTTTCACCAAAAAGTTACAATGAAGAGTTTTTTTTAAGAACTATTTTAAAAAGAAACGATTCTATCATTAAAATTCAAGATTTAAATGGGATCGTAAATAGAAAAGTTCTTTTTTCGACAACTGAAAACCCAATTTCTAAAAAAAATTATACTGTATATATTAACAATATGCGTAAAGCAGCATATGATAAAAATGATGTGTATTTTAAATTATTGAGCTTTAATGAGCTTTTAACAAACTTTGTTAGAATTTCTGTATCTCCAAAATATTTTAAAATTAAAAAATCATTTTTGAAAGAAGACTCTTTAATTAAATTAGATTTTAACTCCAAGTCTAATAACGATTCAACAAAAGGTTATTATATTTTAAATTCAAACGACTACTCTTTAAGTAAAGTGATGTGGTCAAATAATAATAAATCTAAATTTACAGTAAAAAGACATATTAAATATAGAGATTTAAAAAATAGTTTATTTATAACTTTTATTAAAAAAGAGATAACAAATAAATATCGCATAGATAACGCCAAATTAAAGTATTCTGTAGAGTGTTTTTATAAAGGCAGAGAAAACCCTATAAATTATGATATAACGTATATTTATAAAACAGCTACAGAAAATCATAAAAAAATCAATAAAAAGAATAAAATATCTAATAGAAAAGATATATTTAAAATAAAACACCCTTTTAATAAAAATTATTGGAATAATAATGAGCAGTTAAAATTGACTAGTGAAATGGTTGAATTTTTAAAAACACTTGAAACAACGAATTCTAAGACTATTACTAATTTCCAAAAATAA
- a CDS encoding non-canonical purine NTP diphosphatase, with protein sequence MKLVFATNNKNKLAEVQKMLPDTVELLSLNDINCFDDIEETATTLDGNAKIKANHITEKFEYNCFADDTGLEVESLNGAPGVYSARYAGEPANTENNMQKLLTELNEKDNRSAQFRTSLCLNLNGEQFLFNGICKGKILTQKQGEKGFGYDPIFQPEGFDKSFAQMTSEEKNIISHRGLAIQQLITFLINLK encoded by the coding sequence ATGAAACTCGTTTTCGCTACGAATAACAAAAATAAGTTAGCTGAAGTACAAAAAATGCTTCCAGACACTGTAGAATTACTTTCTTTAAATGACATTAATTGTTTTGATGATATAGAAGAGACCGCGACTACATTAGATGGAAATGCAAAAATTAAAGCCAATCATATTACCGAAAAATTCGAATATAATTGTTTTGCTGATGATACCGGTTTAGAAGTTGAAAGTTTAAACGGTGCTCCAGGAGTATATTCTGCACGTTATGCTGGTGAACCGGCAAATACAGAAAATAACATGCAAAAATTACTTACCGAACTAAATGAAAAAGACAATAGGTCTGCACAGTTTAGAACCTCTCTTTGTTTAAATTTAAATGGAGAACAATTTTTATTTAATGGTATTTGTAAAGGTAAAATATTAACTCAAAAGCAAGGTGAAAAAGGTTTTGGGTACGATCCTATATTTCAACCTGAAGGATTTGATAAATCATTTGCACAAATGACTTCTGAAGAAAAAAATATTATTAGCCATCGTGGATTGGCTATTCAACAATTGATTACTTTTTTAATTAATTTAAAATGA
- a CDS encoding helix-turn-helix domain-containing protein: MENKNLLTMKQPALGKRISELRKQKGLTQEELVEKCNINVRTIQRIEAGETIPRSFTIKTILQALDADINVDNIINEIEISNNDRKVLNLAWIFGIIYFVFGVIETIADVYHITQNEMIFGITSYACIKVISAITFVLFFMGFIKLAKKYSSKLLEVIVYVFMITYVFSELYDIFLISSSNETIIVTSIVELMSIVELIIFGTIQIIFGLSLLQLKTKFDSLIKVNGILEIITGICVATVVLSSIGLFFLIPTIIIEVVVLYKFAKS; this comes from the coding sequence ATGGAAAATAAAAATTTACTTACCATGAAACAACCAGCATTAGGAAAAAGGATTTCCGAATTAAGAAAACAAAAAGGATTAACTCAAGAAGAATTAGTAGAAAAATGCAATATAAATGTGCGTACTATTCAACGAATAGAGGCAGGAGAAACAATACCTAGAAGTTTTACTATTAAAACAATATTGCAAGCTTTGGATGCAGATATTAATGTAGATAACATTATAAATGAAATTGAAATAAGCAATAATGATAGAAAGGTGTTAAACTTAGCTTGGATTTTTGGAATTATATATTTTGTTTTTGGAGTTATTGAAACAATTGCAGATGTATATCATATTACTCAAAATGAAATGATTTTTGGAATAACATCTTATGCATGTATTAAAGTAATTTCTGCAATAACATTTGTGCTCTTTTTTATGGGGTTTATAAAATTAGCAAAAAAATACTCAAGTAAATTATTAGAGGTAATTGTATATGTTTTTATGATTACTTATGTTTTTTCAGAACTATACGATATCTTTTTAATTAGTTCGTCTAACGAAACAATAATTGTAACGAGTATTGTTGAACTAATGAGTATTGTTGAGCTAATTATTTTTGGAACAATTCAAATAATATTCGGATTATCTTTATTGCAATTAAAAACAAAATTTGATAGCCTTATAAAGGTTAATGGAATTTTGGAGATTATAACAGGTATTTGTGTTGCAACAGTAGTTTTGTCTTCTATTGGATTATTTTTTTTAATACCTACTATAATTATAGAAGTTGTAGTTTTATATAAGTTTGCTAAAAGCTAA
- the rlmH gene encoding 23S rRNA (pseudouridine(1915)-N(3))-methyltransferase RlmH — protein MKIKLIAIGKTDDKNLIQLINNYQNRLKHYVKFELDIIPDIKNVKNLSESQQKEKEGELILSKLQNTDQLVLLDDKGKHFSSIEFSQYLQKKMNSGIKQLVLVIGGPYGFSEAIYKKALGKISLSKMTFSHQMIRLFIVEQIYRGFTILRNEPYHHE, from the coding sequence ATGAAAATAAAACTAATCGCTATTGGTAAAACTGATGACAAAAATTTGATTCAGTTAATTAATAACTATCAAAATAGATTAAAACATTACGTTAAATTTGAGTTAGATATTATACCTGACATAAAAAACGTAAAGAATCTTAGCGAATCTCAGCAAAAAGAAAAAGAAGGTGAATTAATTTTATCTAAACTTCAAAATACTGATCAGTTAGTTTTACTTGACGATAAAGGGAAACATTTTTCATCTATTGAGTTCTCTCAATATTTACAAAAAAAAATGAATTCAGGTATTAAACAATTAGTATTAGTTATAGGTGGGCCTTATGGGTTTTCTGAGGCAATATATAAAAAAGCATTAGGCAAAATATCACTTTCTAAGATGACTTTTTCACATCAAATGATTCGATTATTTATTGTTGAACAAATATATCGAGGTTTTACAATTCTACGAAACGAACCTTATCATCACGAGTAG
- the nadC gene encoding carboxylating nicotinate-nucleotide diphosphorylase: MISKEQFNKELELIITNAIREDIGDGDHTSLSCIPNEAIGKAKLLVKDEGIIAGVEFAKKVFNYVDADLEIETLINDGDEVKYGDIVFYVSGKSQSILMAERLVLNAMQRMSAIATKTKFFANLLEGTKTKVLDTRKTTPGIRALEKWAVKIGGGKNHRFALYDMIMIKDNHIDFAGGITQAITKTKKYLANKGLDIKIIVEARSLEEIKEILANEGVYRILIDNFNYEDTCKAVALIGDTCLTESSGGINEETIRKYAECGVDFISSGALTHSVYNLDLSLKAVN; the protein is encoded by the coding sequence ATGATATCAAAAGAACAATTTAATAAAGAGCTAGAGCTAATAATAACCAATGCTATTCGTGAAGATATTGGAGATGGAGATCATACATCTTTATCATGTATCCCCAATGAAGCAATAGGAAAAGCTAAATTGTTAGTTAAAGATGAAGGTATTATTGCAGGAGTAGAGTTTGCTAAAAAGGTTTTTAATTATGTAGATGCTGATTTAGAAATAGAAACATTAATTAATGATGGTGATGAAGTAAAATATGGAGATATCGTTTTTTACGTGTCAGGAAAATCACAATCAATTTTAATGGCAGAGCGTTTGGTTTTAAATGCAATGCAACGTATGAGTGCAATTGCAACTAAAACTAAGTTTTTTGCAAATTTATTAGAAGGTACTAAGACCAAAGTATTAGATACACGTAAAACAACACCAGGTATTCGTGCTTTAGAAAAATGGGCAGTAAAAATAGGTGGAGGAAAAAACCATCGATTTGCGTTATATGATATGATAATGATAAAAGACAATCATATTGATTTTGCAGGTGGAATAACACAAGCAATAACTAAAACAAAGAAATACTTAGCTAACAAAGGATTAGATATTAAAATTATAGTAGAAGCACGTAGTTTAGAGGAAATTAAAGAAATTTTAGCTAATGAAGGTGTGTATAGAATTTTAATAGATAATTTTAATTATGAAGATACTTGTAAAGCAGTAGCCTTAATAGGAGACACATGTTTAACTGAATCTTCAGGCGGAATAAACGAAGAAACTATTCGTAAGTATGCAGAGTGTGGGGTAGATTTTATTTCATCAGGTGCATTAACACATTCGGTATATAATTTAGACCTAAGTTTAAAGGCTGTAAATTAA